The stretch of DNA ACCAATTGCCTCGGCCACACTTCCAAATCCAGGTTTTTCTCGATATGGACCCGTTTGACCATAACCTGAGACCCTGGTCATGATGATAGATGGATTGACTTTACGTAAATCTTCCAATCCAAGACCCCATCTTTCCAAAGTTCCAGGTTTGAAATTTTCAAGAACTACATCCACTTTCTCTGCAAGTTGACGAATAATATGCTGACCCTCAGGATCACGCATATTCACAGTTATCGATTTCTTATTTCGAGATTGCACATACCACCAAACCGATGTGTCATTGTGCATCACACGCCAATTTCTCAGTGGGTCCCCTTTCGCTGGTTCTTCAACTTTGATAACCTCAGCACCAAACTCGGAAAGGATTTTCCCTGCAAATGGAGCAGCGACCAAGTTTCCTAATTCCAAAATCTTTACACCTTCAAGTGGCAGCTTTTTTGACATTTCTTACCCTCCTAAATCTTTCGAGCAAAATTCCATAAACAAATTGTAATCGCTTTCAATATGAGCTTTCATTAAACGCTTGGCTGCTTCCGCATCCTGATCCACAATTGCCTGAAAAATCTGTTGGTGCTCATGAATGGCATGTTCCATATGGAGCGGATTTTCTTCGAGTATCGATTTGCGGTAAAAACTATTAACTCCTCGAAATGCCGTCAGCATGGTAACGAGAAACTTGTTTCCGGTTGCCATAACAACGGCTTCATGGAAATTCACATTCGTATCATGGACTTTTTTCAGGTTATTCGTTTCTGAAATTTTACCCATCTGCAATAAAGAAGTACGAATGGTCTCAAGTTGTTCATGGGTCCTGCGTTCAGCTGCATAAAAAGCGGCTAGCGGCTCCATCTCAACCCGGCACTCATACAGATGTTGATAATCTTCGATTGACGGCTCAACAACCGTCACCCCGCCAGAATTATTTACGAAAAGCAGCCCATCTTTTTCAAGCATACGGATTGATTCACGAATCGGGCTTCGGCTGACCTGCAATTCCTCTGCAATCTTTTCCTCTATCAATCTTTCACCAGGCTTCAAACGACCCATAAGGATTTGTTCTTTCAAGTAGTCATACACTTGAGTTTTTAAAGTAGCCCTTTTTTTCACGATTGCTTTTATGATCCTCATCTCATTTCTTTTTCGTCGACTGTCGACTGTATACAATTTAGCTTTATGTTAGAATAATCAAAATAATTAAAACCGTCAATAAACTTTTTTATGACATTTTCAGTACTTAACCTTAATACTTACTCCTAACAAGGTTTTTTCCCCCGAAAAATTTTTTCCAAATTAATTTGATTTAATTCAAATAGTCCCTCTCCTAACATTCGCATTGAAAAATCGGATGAAGGAAGTATATGAGTACACTACTTTTTGGGGATATCTCGTAGTATTGTTATATGTCACCAACTCAAAAACATAAAAAAATCCAGAACCAATTGGTTTCTGGATTTCTAAATTAAATTATAAAAAAGTTGTTTGCTGCGGAACAATCATCTTTTTGATTCCCGATACCCAGCAGCCCGCGCTGCGGATTTTGTACAGAAAGTATCTTCAGGTTCTGTTATATCGTAGAAGTCTCCTGAAGGCACATGAAAAATCTTTTCCCCTGAGCTGGAAATATTCCCTTTGATTTTCAAGCAGGAACGTTCTGAATTTTCCTTAGCAGCTTGTTCGGCCTTTTCTCTTGCAGCCTGCGCCGATTTTTCCTTCTCGGCTTGTTCTGCTCTTTCTATAGCAGCCTGTTCAGCCTTTTCTTTTTCATCCTGTTGCTTTTTCTTTTTATCAAAGTCATCAGTCACTTTTACGGGTGCAATTAAACTTGTATCAGACTCTGTATCAGTGTCCGATT from Paenisporosarcina sp. FSL H8-0542 encodes:
- a CDS encoding GntR family transcriptional regulator, coding for MRIIKAIVKKRATLKTQVYDYLKEQILMGRLKPGERLIEEKIAEELQVSRSPIRESIRMLEKDGLLFVNNSGGVTVVEPSIEDYQHLYECRVEMEPLAAFYAAERRTHEQLETIRTSLLQMGKISETNNLKKVHDTNVNFHEAVVMATGNKFLVTMLTAFRGVNSFYRKSILEENPLHMEHAIHEHQQIFQAIVDQDAEAAKRLMKAHIESDYNLFMEFCSKDLGG